The following coding sequences lie in one Alicyclobacillus curvatus genomic window:
- a CDS encoding dienelactone hydrolase family protein, with product MPLNTGFIRYGQDEEYIGYVARPEKVNKALPAVIVFQEIWGVDDHIQDVTRRFGEAGYVAFAPDLYARNGERVQGLGAERIIAVKNFLENMPPTAWHDAAERDKALAELPGNQGQLVGETFSRLFGGLDMDNYTHQLLATTQFLSQEFEASKGQKIGSVGFCMGGALSAHLAGHYQALAGAVMFYGRAPKPEVLEKIACPVRGFFGDLDVQLTSTIPAFAEAMKAAGKDFEYTVYEGAHHAFFNDTRRSYNVDASRDAFTKTLDFFNIRLK from the coding sequence ATGCCGCTGAACACAGGATTTATCCGTTACGGACAGGACGAAGAGTACATAGGTTACGTGGCTCGACCGGAAAAGGTAAATAAGGCACTGCCTGCGGTCATTGTGTTTCAGGAAATTTGGGGTGTCGACGACCACATTCAGGACGTAACCCGCCGCTTTGGCGAAGCTGGTTATGTAGCGTTTGCGCCGGATTTGTACGCCCGAAACGGAGAACGAGTGCAGGGGTTGGGTGCAGAACGGATCATAGCGGTGAAAAACTTTCTTGAGAACATGCCGCCGACAGCCTGGCACGATGCGGCAGAACGGGATAAGGCACTCGCTGAACTCCCAGGGAATCAGGGGCAACTGGTCGGGGAGACTTTCTCTCGTCTGTTCGGTGGACTCGACATGGACAACTATACCCATCAGCTGCTCGCGACAACACAGTTCCTCAGCCAGGAATTTGAAGCGTCCAAGGGACAGAAAATTGGCTCTGTTGGATTTTGCATGGGCGGCGCGCTGTCAGCACATCTCGCGGGCCATTATCAAGCACTCGCAGGCGCCGTTATGTTTTACGGGCGCGCACCAAAGCCTGAAGTTCTGGAGAAGATTGCCTGCCCGGTGCGCGGTTTCTTTGGCGATCTCGATGTACAACTCACATCTACCATCCCCGCGTTTGCGGAGGCGATGAAGGCGGCAGGGAAAGATTTCGAGTACACGGTTTATGAAGGGGCGCATCACGCGTTCTTTAATGATACTCGGCGTTCGTACAATGTAGATGCGAGCCGTGACGCCTTCACCAAAACCCTCGATTTCTTCAACATCCGCCTAAAGTAA
- a CDS encoding sensor histidine kinase, whose translation MQSEFSDVQTVLENARLQSVLGIRMLQMQEDERRQLAQRLHDGPLQHLASLSMRAQSAYSPHTESMDVESAVDLRGRLNDIIGSVRQIVFDLRPPLLDDLGLVPTLRRYVAQWADRAGVEGKVTLMGLETRLSPTEKITLFRTVQEAMHNVHDHAESTKVSVNLVYGADKLTVQVIDNGKGVIDVNWSDWVESGRLGLMLCRHRLAVLGGELHITNAAAGGTCVEMTLPLKRPGVFSPPNE comes from the coding sequence TTGCAGTCTGAATTTAGTGACGTGCAGACGGTTCTTGAAAATGCCCGTCTTCAGAGCGTGCTCGGCATCCGAATGCTGCAGATGCAAGAGGATGAGCGTCGACAACTCGCACAACGCCTCCATGACGGTCCGTTACAGCACCTTGCCAGTCTGTCGATGCGTGCGCAGTCTGCATACAGCCCTCACACGGAGTCAATGGACGTCGAGTCTGCCGTCGATTTGCGCGGTCGCCTGAATGACATTATCGGATCGGTGCGGCAAATCGTATTTGACCTCCGCCCCCCACTCCTTGACGATCTCGGTCTTGTTCCAACCCTGCGCCGATACGTTGCGCAATGGGCGGACAGGGCTGGCGTCGAAGGTAAAGTGACCTTGATGGGGCTCGAGACGAGGTTGAGTCCGACAGAAAAGATTACCCTGTTTCGGACGGTGCAGGAAGCCATGCATAATGTCCACGATCACGCTGAGTCTACGAAAGTCTCCGTCAACCTCGTGTACGGTGCGGACAAGCTTACTGTGCAGGTGATCGACAACGGCAAAGGTGTCATAGATGTAAACTGGTCCGACTGGGTTGAGTCTGGTCGTCTCGGCCTGATGTTGTGCAGGCATCGTCTAGCTGTACTTGGCGGTGAACTCCACATCACGAACGCTGCCGCAGGTGGGACCTGTGTCGAAATGACGCTGCCGCTTAAGCGCCCCGGCGTGTTCTCGCCGCCGAACGAATAG
- a CDS encoding alpha/beta-type small acid-soluble spore protein translates to MPGNNQMLIREAHPALDNMKYEIAAELGLPVHQGSEDYWGHITSHDAGRVGGTMTKRLVAFAEQSLSQGTVQ, encoded by the coding sequence ATGCCAGGTAACAATCAGATGTTGATTCGCGAGGCTCATCCGGCGTTGGATAACATGAAATATGAGATTGCGGCTGAGCTCGGTCTGCCTGTGCACCAGGGCAGTGAGGACTACTGGGGACACATCACCAGTCATGATGCGGGACGCGTGGGTGGAACCATGACCAAACGCCTCGTGGCATTTGCCGAACAGTCGTTGTCACAAGGGACGGTTCAGTAA
- a CDS encoding DUF5317 domain-containing protein yields the protein MAFQVLIILGGLVVGWFKRGSLWNVGNIKLKLWWVLPVAYVLQHISVAYLSGLSYEIIVVASYLLMLTFGMLNAKYPGIVWSLIGTIANFVALSFNGLRMPAYVPAVKMMAPEILPQLQAGVYGKSIAMSSTTHLNFLGDIFAFNVYPASLLSIGDLLFAIGLVVLIQHAMAGNSKGRVMHD from the coding sequence TTGGCTTTTCAAGTGTTGATTATTCTTGGGGGGCTTGTCGTAGGGTGGTTTAAGCGCGGCAGCCTGTGGAACGTCGGTAACATCAAACTAAAACTCTGGTGGGTACTTCCCGTGGCTTACGTTTTGCAGCACATATCAGTGGCTTATCTTTCTGGTTTGTCTTATGAGATAATTGTCGTTGCAAGTTATCTATTAATGCTTACATTTGGTATGCTGAACGCAAAGTATCCCGGGATAGTTTGGTCCTTAATAGGAACTATTGCCAATTTCGTGGCGCTGTCATTTAACGGTCTTAGAATGCCTGCATACGTTCCTGCTGTCAAAATGATGGCACCTGAGATTCTTCCACAGCTTCAGGCAGGGGTCTATGGAAAGAGCATCGCTATGTCTAGTACAACTCACTTGAACTTCCTTGGTGATATTTTTGCATTTAACGTTTACCCGGCAAGCCTCTTGAGTATTGGTGATCTGTTGTTCGCCATTGGTTTGGTGGTATTAATTCAGCACGCCATGGCAGGAAACAGCAAGGGACGGGTAATGCATGACTAA
- the ltrA gene encoding group II intron reverse transcriptase/maturase, whose amino-acid sequence MEQRPFSRLHYLLRWNVWIDQSIENVLSNAGAHTSGVDNMTKKDYTTQEARQQLRKEVKHVLRSYMSSPVRRVFIRKLNKPTEKRPLGIPTIVDRVAQDVVRSILEPIYEGKQHPHSYGFRPFRGTHHAIERVRFLIGRHRYEWIVELDIKGFFDNVDHEILLSLLRRTIHDRRLTRVIRNMLKAGLIYEGEFEETELGTPQGGVISPILGNIYLNELDRFIGSKYEFLSPYERSKSKIPCYIVRYADDAVILCRSKEHAELLKEEIAQFLQEKLRLQLSPEKTLVTHADEGFDFLGFNIRRWTRQGKTRVLAKPSRKVIQRFRDTLAKDSKALQIAPGTAAIALLNKKIRGFAEYFRRGNAKDTFLTLDYYLWWLVFHRLKQRTREPPGVVARRFQYRYNEAANLPHHRKSTAKNFGFRDGDGNVHMLDKFGLYKIEYPDKCSQKNPYVVEDREWLDGNRKLRETMKVQQTRFIQRLYGLSKNWGHYRQHIIQRQNNRCSICGCKLMRRNVHVHYLPKTAGERSSQGELIPDNLVASCVSCYRQMRQQRMRK is encoded by the coding sequence TTGGAGCAACGACCTTTTTCAAGACTGCATTATCTGCTGAGATGGAATGTCTGGATTGACCAATCGATTGAGAACGTCCTCAGTAACGCAGGTGCGCACACATCCGGCGTAGATAACATGACGAAGAAGGATTACACAACGCAGGAAGCTAGGCAGCAACTTCGGAAAGAAGTCAAACATGTACTCCGTTCGTACATGTCCAGCCCGGTACGAAGAGTATTTATCCGGAAGCTTAACAAGCCCACGGAAAAGCGCCCGCTCGGTATCCCCACTATCGTCGACCGCGTTGCCCAAGATGTTGTCCGCAGCATCCTGGAACCCATCTACGAAGGGAAGCAGCACCCGCACAGTTACGGGTTCCGACCATTTCGCGGCACACACCACGCCATTGAGAGAGTCCGCTTTCTCATTGGCAGACACCGCTATGAATGGATCGTCGAACTCGATATTAAAGGATTCTTCGACAACGTAGATCACGAAATCCTGCTCAGCCTTTTGCGACGGACGATTCATGATCGCCGACTCACACGAGTCATCCGCAACATGCTAAAAGCGGGACTGATTTACGAAGGAGAATTTGAGGAAACTGAACTGGGTACTCCGCAAGGCGGGGTGATCAGTCCAATTCTTGGAAATATTTATCTGAATGAGCTGGACAGATTCATTGGAAGCAAGTATGAGTTTCTTTCACCTTACGAGCGGAGTAAGTCGAAAATCCCCTGCTACATTGTCCGGTATGCAGATGATGCGGTAATTCTCTGTAGAAGTAAGGAGCACGCTGAACTGCTGAAGGAAGAGATTGCACAATTCCTTCAGGAGAAGCTCAGGCTCCAGTTGTCCCCAGAGAAGACACTCGTCACACATGCAGATGAGGGGTTCGACTTCCTTGGATTCAACATTCGACGATGGACGCGGCAAGGAAAGACACGAGTTCTTGCCAAGCCGAGTCGAAAAGTGATTCAACGGTTCAGAGACACATTAGCTAAGGATTCGAAGGCACTACAAATAGCACCTGGCACAGCTGCCATTGCGCTCCTAAACAAAAAGATTCGAGGATTTGCCGAATACTTCCGACGAGGGAACGCAAAGGACACTTTCCTTACCCTCGATTACTATCTCTGGTGGCTTGTGTTTCACAGGCTTAAACAGAGAACACGAGAACCACCAGGTGTTGTGGCTCGGAGATTTCAATACCGATACAATGAGGCTGCTAATCTACCGCACCACCGGAAGTCCACGGCGAAGAATTTTGGGTTTAGAGATGGCGACGGCAATGTGCATATGCTCGATAAGTTTGGACTCTACAAGATAGAGTATCCAGACAAGTGCTCACAAAAGAATCCCTATGTAGTCGAGGACCGAGAATGGCTAGATGGAAACCGAAAGCTCCGCGAAACGATGAAGGTACAACAGACCAGATTCATTCAGAGGCTATATGGACTGTCCAAGAATTGGGGGCATTACAGACAGCACATTATACAACGGCAGAACAACCGATGTAGTATCTGTGGATGCAAGCTGATGCGCCGAAATGTTCATGTCCATTACCTTCCAAAAACAGCAGGAGAACGCTCATCTCAAGGGGAATTGATACCAGACAATCTTGTTGCCTCGTGCGTTTCATGCTACAGGCAAATGCGACAGCAGCGCATGCGTAAGTAA
- a CDS encoding MogA/MoaB family molybdenum cofactor biosynthesis protein, which produces MTSSFAVLTVSDSVSRNLKPDTSGDKIVEMLEGAGFAIAARNVVQDEQNEIVDMLRMWADDPVIAGVVTTGGTGVARRDVTPEAAMEVIEKTLPGMAEAMRQESLKKTPFAMLSRQVVGIRNQTLIVTLPGSPKAVAECLEVVLPMFPHILNLLAGNTQHSEDRR; this is translated from the coding sequence ATGACGTCAAGTTTCGCAGTCCTTACAGTCAGTGATTCGGTGAGCCGAAACCTTAAGCCAGACACAAGCGGAGACAAGATTGTCGAGATGCTCGAAGGAGCGGGATTTGCAATTGCCGCACGAAATGTGGTGCAGGATGAGCAAAACGAGATCGTGGACATGCTCCGCATGTGGGCGGATGACCCAGTAATAGCAGGAGTTGTAACAACAGGCGGCACAGGTGTGGCGCGAAGGGACGTAACACCGGAGGCAGCGATGGAGGTTATCGAAAAGACGTTGCCGGGAATGGCCGAAGCGATGCGCCAGGAGTCTCTGAAGAAAACACCGTTTGCGATGCTGTCAAGGCAGGTCGTAGGAATTCGGAACCAGACGCTGATTGTCACCTTACCGGGCAGCCCAAAAGCGGTGGCGGAATGCCTCGAAGTCGTTCTGCCGATGTTTCCGCACATATTGAATCTGCTCGCGGGGAATACACAGCATAGCGAGGACAGGCGGTAG
- a CDS encoding response regulator transcription factor translates to MHVNQASVIHVGIADDNEQFRETLRDILQYEADMQIVGMWRHGADVLLGLEEVQPDVVLLDINMPFLNGVEAMKRIHERYPDVRVIMLTMHDDDGYVLETLKSGASGYLVKDGSASDIIRAIREVAAGRAMVHPQVTHTVISQFQNYAQLNDSWKEVLTEREMDVLREIANGKSNELIANTLHITQKTVKNHISSIFQKLEVSDRTQAVVIALKRHWLPA, encoded by the coding sequence ATGCACGTGAATCAGGCAAGTGTAATTCACGTAGGTATTGCGGATGACAACGAGCAGTTTCGCGAAACGTTACGCGACATCCTTCAGTACGAAGCCGACATGCAGATTGTGGGGATGTGGCGTCACGGAGCAGATGTCTTGCTCGGGCTGGAAGAAGTCCAGCCAGACGTGGTACTCCTCGATATCAACATGCCGTTTCTGAATGGCGTGGAGGCAATGAAGCGTATCCATGAACGCTATCCAGATGTGCGGGTCATCATGCTAACCATGCACGACGACGATGGCTATGTCCTCGAGACCTTGAAATCAGGGGCTAGTGGGTATCTGGTCAAGGACGGATCGGCTTCAGATATCATTCGAGCCATTCGCGAAGTCGCGGCCGGTCGAGCCATGGTTCATCCTCAGGTGACACACACAGTCATTTCACAGTTTCAAAACTATGCACAGTTGAATGACTCGTGGAAAGAAGTACTGACCGAACGCGAGATGGACGTGCTCCGGGAAATTGCCAATGGGAAGTCCAATGAGCTCATTGCCAACACACTGCACATCACGCAGAAGACCGTCAAAAACCACATCTCGAGTATTTTTCAAAAATTAGAAGTATCCGACCGGACCCAAGCTGTGGTGATTGCGCTCAAACGTCACTGGTTGCCGGCGTAA
- a CDS encoding methionine adenosyltransferase, whose protein sequence is MPVGKRRLFTSESVTEGHPDKICDQISDAVLDEILKEDPYARVACETSVTTGLVLVSGEITTTCYVDIPKVVRRTIAEIGYTRAKYGFDAETCAVITAIDEQSPDIAQGVDAAYESRLGSATDKDIDAIGAGDQGLMFGFACDETPELMPLPISLAHKLARRLSEVRHDGTLAYLRPDGKTQVTVEYEDDKPVRVDTIVISTQHDEHTELATIEADMRKYVIYPVVPKEFLDENTKYFINPTGRFVIGGPQGDAGLTGRKIIVDTYGGYARHGGGAFSGKDPTKVDRSAAYAARYVAKNIVASGIAKKCEVQVAYAIGVARPVSISVDTYGTSEISEEDIVKLIRKHFDLRPAAIIRDLDLRRPLYRQTAAYGHFGRTDLDVPWEQTDKAAVLAADVAELAQ, encoded by the coding sequence ATGCCCGTGGGTAAGCGCCGACTATTTACATCGGAATCCGTTACAGAGGGACATCCGGATAAGATATGCGATCAGATCTCTGACGCGGTACTCGACGAGATCTTAAAAGAAGATCCGTATGCGAGAGTGGCGTGCGAAACTTCCGTCACCACTGGTTTGGTCCTTGTATCAGGAGAAATCACCACCACTTGTTATGTGGACATTCCGAAGGTTGTCCGCCGCACCATTGCAGAAATTGGCTACACGAGAGCCAAGTACGGTTTCGACGCTGAGACCTGCGCGGTCATTACTGCTATCGACGAACAGTCACCTGACATTGCTCAGGGTGTAGATGCCGCGTATGAGAGCAGATTAGGATCCGCCACAGATAAAGACATTGACGCCATCGGAGCAGGGGACCAGGGCCTGATGTTCGGGTTTGCCTGCGACGAGACGCCTGAACTAATGCCACTTCCAATTTCGCTTGCGCACAAACTGGCGCGGCGTTTAAGTGAAGTGCGTCACGACGGTACCCTTGCATATTTGCGCCCAGATGGAAAGACACAAGTAACCGTTGAGTACGAGGACGACAAGCCGGTTCGAGTTGATACCATAGTCATCTCGACGCAACACGATGAGCATACCGAACTCGCGACAATTGAAGCAGATATGCGCAAATATGTCATCTATCCGGTCGTTCCCAAAGAGTTCCTCGACGAGAACACCAAGTACTTCATCAACCCAACAGGCCGTTTTGTTATCGGTGGCCCGCAGGGGGATGCAGGACTGACGGGTCGAAAAATCATCGTCGACACCTACGGTGGGTACGCAAGACACGGCGGTGGGGCGTTCTCTGGCAAGGACCCGACAAAAGTCGATCGCAGTGCTGCATATGCAGCACGCTACGTCGCGAAGAACATTGTTGCGTCAGGAATCGCCAAGAAGTGCGAAGTCCAAGTAGCGTATGCAATCGGCGTTGCACGCCCCGTTTCAATCTCGGTCGACACGTACGGAACTTCCGAGATTTCTGAGGAAGATATTGTGAAGCTCATCCGCAAGCATTTTGACCTGCGGCCGGCGGCTATCATTCGCGATCTCGATCTGCGCCGCCCCCTGTACCGCCAAACTGCTGCGTATGGACACTTTGGCCGAACGGATCTGGATGTCCCGTGGGAGCAGACGGACAAAGCGGCCGTGCTCGCTGCAGATGTGGCTGAATTGGCGCAATAA
- a CDS encoding cold-shock protein: MQQGTVKWFNAEKGYGFIQVEGGNDVFVHYTAILGDGFRTLEEGQRVEFEIVEGQRGPQAANVTKL, translated from the coding sequence GTGCAACAAGGTACAGTAAAGTGGTTCAACGCAGAAAAAGGTTACGGCTTTATCCAGGTCGAAGGCGGCAACGATGTGTTCGTTCACTACACAGCTATCCTTGGCGACGGTTTCCGTACCCTCGAAGAAGGACAGCGTGTTGAGTTTGAAATCGTTGAAGGCCAACGTGGTCCTCAGGCTGCCAACGTAACTAAGCTGTAA
- the proC gene encoding pyrroline-5-carboxylate reductase, whose protein sequence is MLPLEEEIFVIGAGAMAEAFVKGLTSRKAIHAQRLMIVNRSRSDRIDNLCQTYGVQAATWEQVEGARLVVVAVKPANVGEVLEQIRPMLHGQPVLSFAAGVSIDWMSSVIQGASPVIRTMPNIPVAVLEGATAVSFGPGTSWTDKELVRYLLGQLGEVVEIPESLMNSATAFSGSGPGFVCYFLEAMEDAAVRLGFEPEIARELLLQTVVGTARTLREWGLSPHELRRRVTSPGGTTHAGVTVMEESHLRGIVDKALGAAADRSAEMGDSYK, encoded by the coding sequence ATGTTGCCACTCGAAGAAGAGATCTTTGTCATCGGTGCCGGGGCCATGGCTGAAGCGTTCGTAAAAGGCCTGACGAGCCGAAAGGCTATCCACGCGCAGCGTCTGATGATTGTCAACCGCAGCCGATCCGACAGGATCGACAACCTCTGCCAGACTTACGGCGTGCAGGCGGCAACTTGGGAGCAGGTCGAGGGCGCCAGGCTCGTCGTCGTGGCCGTAAAGCCCGCGAATGTCGGAGAGGTGCTCGAGCAGATACGGCCGATGTTGCATGGTCAGCCTGTGCTGTCGTTTGCAGCCGGTGTGTCCATCGACTGGATGAGCAGCGTCATTCAGGGAGCGAGCCCGGTCATCAGGACCATGCCGAACATCCCAGTCGCGGTGCTCGAAGGTGCGACGGCTGTCTCGTTTGGCCCCGGCACATCGTGGACAGACAAGGAACTCGTGCGCTACCTGCTCGGGCAACTCGGCGAGGTCGTCGAAATTCCGGAGTCGCTGATGAACTCCGCAACCGCCTTTTCCGGCAGCGGCCCAGGCTTCGTATGCTACTTTCTCGAGGCGATGGAAGACGCTGCGGTAAGGTTGGGGTTTGAACCGGAGATAGCGCGGGAGCTGTTGCTGCAAACCGTCGTCGGAACCGCGCGTACGTTGCGGGAATGGGGCCTAAGTCCGCATGAACTCCGTCGCCGCGTGACCTCGCCAGGCGGTACCACGCATGCTGGCGTCACAGTGATGGAGGAATCGCACTTGCGAGGAATCGTCGATAAGGCGTTGGGGGCGGCGGCGGATCGATCCGCTGAAATGGGCGACTCCTACAAGTGA
- a CDS encoding phospho-sugar mutase: MNLKTDNASAKGAEAGSTTETTAAYEAWVQQPQLPADLKQELESIAGDEAAIQDRFYRDLEFGTGGLRGVLGAGTNRMNIFTVRRATAGFGEYLLERSKTDGTTQPSCVVGYDPRRMSREFATEVGRVLAAKGIAAYVFEHLCPTPEVSFAVRHLQAQGGVMITASHNPPEYNGYKVYDKHGCQVLPDDAGIITDRIEAISDLFSVPAMPLDEAVQKGLFHWTGQEVDAVYENTVASQIPVASVSQAARDDLHIVYTPLHGTGNLPVRAVLKLTGYEHVTVVPEQEKPDGEFSTVKSPNPEEAAALAMAVHLAEKAEADIAMGTDPDADRVGVAVRTKSGEKGGEYQLLSGNQVGGLLVDFVLHRRKEEGTLPDDGIVLKTIVTSELGAASARQLGVGVEDTLTGFKYIGDRIEHYEETGKGSFLFGYEESYGYLAKGFVRDKDAVQICLLIAEMAAFYKSKGLTLVDALEELFERVGFFEEKLISETLPGAEGHRKITDLIEGLREHGLSIDGMTLAYVEDYETRERTRYAGAGVGAAGAGAGAGAGAGAGAGAGAGAGAGAGAGAGAADAADAANGDTVGEEDATGAGAAGGANAVADRKAASTEPLTLPKSDVLKYVFTNGSWLAVRPSGTEPKIKFYVGAKGESRDACTASVEKLQAAVKEILAKAK; the protein is encoded by the coding sequence GTGAATCTGAAGACGGACAATGCCAGCGCCAAGGGTGCTGAAGCAGGGAGTACCACCGAGACAACTGCAGCATATGAGGCGTGGGTGCAGCAGCCGCAGCTACCAGCGGATCTGAAACAGGAACTCGAATCCATTGCGGGTGATGAAGCGGCCATTCAGGACCGGTTTTACCGCGATCTGGAGTTTGGCACCGGCGGCCTACGCGGGGTTCTCGGCGCTGGCACGAATCGGATGAACATCTTTACCGTTCGCCGGGCCACGGCTGGGTTTGGCGAGTATCTTTTAGAGCGTTCAAAGACCGATGGGACGACGCAGCCGTCGTGCGTCGTGGGGTATGATCCGCGTCGAATGTCCCGCGAGTTTGCCACAGAAGTTGGGCGTGTGCTTGCCGCAAAGGGCATTGCTGCCTATGTGTTTGAGCATCTCTGTCCGACTCCTGAGGTGTCGTTTGCGGTTCGCCATCTGCAAGCACAGGGTGGCGTGATGATTACGGCCAGTCACAATCCGCCGGAATACAACGGGTACAAGGTCTATGACAAACATGGATGCCAGGTGCTCCCGGACGACGCTGGGATTATCACCGACCGCATTGAGGCCATTTCCGACTTGTTCTCAGTCCCTGCGATGCCGCTTGATGAGGCCGTGCAAAAGGGTCTCTTCCATTGGACCGGCCAAGAGGTCGACGCTGTCTACGAAAATACGGTGGCTTCACAAATTCCGGTGGCCAGTGTGAGCCAAGCAGCCCGGGATGACCTGCATATCGTCTACACGCCCCTGCACGGGACGGGAAACCTCCCTGTGCGCGCAGTTCTCAAGTTGACAGGCTACGAACACGTCACAGTGGTGCCAGAGCAGGAGAAGCCAGACGGCGAGTTTTCCACGGTGAAGAGTCCGAACCCTGAGGAGGCGGCAGCCCTTGCGATGGCGGTCCATCTCGCCGAGAAGGCGGAAGCAGACATTGCCATGGGTACCGATCCCGATGCAGACAGAGTTGGCGTCGCCGTTCGCACCAAAAGCGGTGAAAAAGGCGGCGAATATCAACTGCTCTCTGGCAACCAGGTAGGGGGGCTGTTGGTCGACTTTGTGCTGCATCGGCGAAAAGAGGAAGGCACACTGCCTGACGACGGCATCGTGCTGAAGACCATCGTCACGTCGGAACTCGGTGCCGCATCGGCTCGTCAGTTGGGCGTAGGCGTAGAAGATACGCTAACCGGATTCAAGTATATTGGTGACCGCATCGAGCATTACGAGGAAACGGGCAAAGGCAGCTTTTTGTTTGGCTATGAAGAAAGCTACGGATATTTGGCAAAGGGCTTTGTCCGGGACAAGGACGCCGTTCAGATATGCCTCTTGATTGCTGAAATGGCGGCCTTCTATAAGAGCAAGGGCTTGACGTTAGTGGATGCCCTCGAGGAACTTTTCGAGCGCGTCGGCTTCTTTGAGGAGAAGCTCATCAGTGAGACGCTGCCTGGGGCAGAGGGGCATCGCAAGATCACTGACTTGATAGAGGGCCTTCGCGAGCACGGACTTTCCATTGACGGCATGACCCTCGCTTACGTCGAAGACTATGAGACGCGTGAGCGAACGAGGTATGCGGGAGCCGGCGTCGGTGCTGCGGGTGCGGGTGCGGGTGCAGGTGCAGGTGCAGGTGCAGGTGCAGGTGCAGGTGCAGGTGCAGGTGCAGGTGCAGGTGCAGGTGCAGGTGCGGCGGATGCGGCGGATGCGGCGAACGGAGATACGGTGGGTGAAGAGGATGCAACGGGTGCGGGTGCAGCAGGTGGTGCGAACGCAGTTGCGGACCGGAAGGCTGCTTCCACGGAACCGCTCACTTTGCCAAAGTCGGACGTGCTGAAGTATGTGTTTACGAACGGATCGTGGCTGGCCGTCAGACCTTCCGGAACCGAGCCGAAAATCAAATTTTATGTTGGCGCGAAAGGCGAGTCGAGGGACGCCTGCACAGCCTCGGTTGAGAAGCTTCAGGCTGCGGTCAAAGAAATCCTGGCCAAGGCGAAGTAG
- a CDS encoding WecB/TagA/CpsF family glycosyltransferase: MRFDVLTNVEVVEQILMWIDEKTRRMIITAGPEFVMKTREDADLRQVARVADLVTPDGIGVVWAARRQGVSVSERVTGVELVEKLLKTADERKTPLRVYLLGASELSLERALNTLRKDHPLHTFAGRNGYFRPDDVTAILAQVEDFKPDVWLVGLGQPRQEYFIHNSLGKLSPCVAIGVGGSIDVWGGTVKRAPKVFQKLNIEWLYRLLSQPSRFRRQLALPRFAWQVLRKSGRPD; this comes from the coding sequence ATGCGTTTTGATGTTCTGACGAACGTAGAAGTTGTCGAGCAAATTCTGATGTGGATCGATGAAAAGACGCGACGCATGATAATAACAGCCGGGCCCGAGTTCGTCATGAAGACCCGTGAAGATGCCGACCTGAGACAAGTGGCCCGGGTTGCCGATCTCGTTACACCAGACGGCATCGGCGTCGTTTGGGCGGCGCGTCGTCAAGGTGTTAGCGTGTCCGAACGCGTCACCGGTGTAGAACTGGTCGAGAAATTGCTCAAGACAGCAGACGAACGCAAAACACCGCTGCGCGTATATCTACTTGGTGCGTCAGAACTGTCTTTAGAGCGGGCCTTGAATACACTGCGGAAGGACCACCCGCTACATACTTTCGCCGGCCGTAATGGCTATTTCCGACCTGACGACGTCACTGCTATCCTCGCGCAAGTTGAGGATTTTAAGCCAGATGTTTGGCTGGTTGGACTTGGTCAGCCACGCCAGGAATATTTTATCCACAACTCGCTCGGCAAACTGTCTCCGTGTGTGGCCATCGGCGTTGGCGGCAGCATCGACGTCTGGGGTGGCACGGTGAAACGTGCGCCGAAGGTGTTTCAAAAGTTGAACATTGAATGGCTGTACCGCCTGTTGAGCCAACCGAGTCGGTTTCGACGACAATTGGCATTGCCACGCTTCGCTTGGCAGGTGTTACGCAAGTCGGGCCGTCCTGACTAG